In Panthera leo isolate Ple1 chromosome E3, P.leo_Ple1_pat1.1, whole genome shotgun sequence, a genomic segment contains:
- the FAM220A gene encoding protein FAM220A: MRDRVGALGTRPGKVKGAGGDSDKLPCGLEAAQGESPCPSSRMHMPVDDVDGTSQNEELSTEVKNALSEVSLSLHSGNKALPCLKESLRSSAPAAAQSKTVDLSCAPAGEHCAGVSCWGGGALARGWPGGGPRASDSHRGWCHKGEPWGPGLPCLQKRSEVGISEEDPPSALLEGRGSESELSCLHLVRSTLLRARPEVCLTDETECVFLGRSKPAFSEQTEYKKTLSRVRSPSADLQTTPGLLALPALEVANPFCRS, from the coding sequence atgagggacagagtgggggctCTGGGCACCCGCCCCGGGAAGGtgaagggggcaggaggggactcAGACAAGTTGCCGTGTGGACTTGAAGCAGCACAGGGGGAGAGCCCTTGCCCGTCCTCCCGGATGCACATGCCTGTGGATGACGTAGATGGAACTTCACAAAATGAGGAGTTGTCAACGGAAGTGAAAAATGCTCTGAGTGAGGTCAGCCTCTCGCTTCACAGTGGCAACAAAGCTCTTCCGTGTTTGAAAGAATCCTTAAGAAGTTCAGCTCCCGCGGCGGCCCAGAGCAAGACTGTGGATCTGTCCTGTGCTCCTGCGGGAGAGCATTGTGCTGGGGTGTcgtgttggggtgggggagctctGGCGAGGGGCTGGCCGGGAGGAGGGCCCAGGGCCAGCGACAGCCACAGAGGATGGTGCCACAAAGGAGAGCCTTGGGGGCCAGGACTGCCGTGCCTTCAGAAACGGTCAGAAGTGGGGATTTCTGAGGAGGACCCGCCAAGTGCTCTTCTAGAGGGGCGAGGCTCCGAGTCAGAACTGTCTTGCCTGCATCTCGTCCGGTCAACGCTGCTGCGCGCACGCCCCGAAGTATGCCTGACTGATGAGACAGAATGTGTTTTCCTTGGCCGTTCAAAGCCCGCGTTTTCAGAGCAAACAGAATACAAGAAAACGCTCTCACGTGTACGAAGTCCCTCAGCCGATCTGCAGACAACACCAGGGTTGCTGGCTCTACCGGCCTTGGAGGTCGCGAATCCGTTTTGCCGTAGTTAA